A region from the Anaerolineae bacterium genome encodes:
- a CDS encoding DUF4332 domain-containing protein: MTQLDLFKGVILVSVAQAQQRTLAGIPLWVLFLVAVVVIIIAVIWFLYEEKQKKSQAETAAPPAAAQTAPPDDLKIIEGIGPKIAGVLQAAGITTLAQLAQTDVGRLRQILDEANMTALANPTSWPEQAQLAAAGDMAALQKLQDELKGGRRV; this comes from the coding sequence ATGACACAGTTAGATTTGTTTAAGGGAGTAATACTGGTTTCTGTAGCCCAGGCACAACAAAGAACCTTGGCCGGAATCCCGCTCTGGGTTCTCTTTTTGGTGGCGGTGGTGGTGATCATTATTGCCGTTATCTGGTTTTTGTATGAAGAGAAACAAAAAAAATCTCAAGCAGAAACTGCCGCTCCGCCTGCCGCAGCCCAAACAGCCCCCCCGGACGACCTGAAAATCATTGAAGGCATTGGCCCCAAAATAGCCGGGGTCTTGCAGGCCGCCGGAATCACCACCCTGGCCCAACTGGCCCAAACCGACGTGGGCCGCTTGCGACAAATTTTAGATGAGGCCAATATGACCGCCCTGGCCAACCCCACTTCCTGGCCGGAACAGGCTCAATTGGCCGCGGCCGGCGATATGGCGGCGCTGCAAAAATTACAGGATGAACTCAAGGGCGGCCGGCGGGTTTAA
- a CDS encoding branched-chain amino acid ABC transporter permease → MTLQDQLVQFLVSGITVGSIYALIALGFVVIHNVTGIVNFAQGEFAVYGAFMAITVSQKVNLLSGNVRFNLAWPLPLAALLGVAAAVVVGLLLYRLGIQPARKASALSMIIITIGAAFVLRGVALLIWSTDPYRLPAFTQGPPLKILGAVLTRQSVWVIGVTVVLLAALYLFFNYTLIGKALRACAANPGAARLMGINATRMALIAFGLSAATSAIAGIVITPATFMTYDRGLILSLKGFVAATMGGVSSLPGAVIGGLLLGIVEAFAAGLLSSGYKDAVAFVVLFIVLAMRAGGLLKGRAAAAEQAGL, encoded by the coding sequence TTGACGCTTCAAGATCAACTGGTGCAATTTCTTGTTTCAGGCATTACGGTGGGCAGCATCTACGCCCTGATCGCCCTGGGCTTTGTGGTGATCCACAACGTTACCGGCATTGTCAACTTTGCCCAGGGCGAGTTTGCCGTGTACGGCGCGTTTATGGCCATTACCGTGTCGCAAAAAGTGAACCTGTTGAGCGGCAACGTGCGGTTCAACCTGGCGTGGCCCCTGCCGCTGGCCGCGCTGCTGGGCGTGGCGGCGGCGGTGGTGGTTGGCCTGCTGCTGTACCGGCTGGGCATCCAACCGGCGCGGAAAGCCTCGGCGCTGAGCATGATCATCATTACCATTGGCGCGGCCTTTGTGCTGCGCGGCGTGGCGTTGCTGATCTGGAGCACCGATCCCTACCGCCTGCCCGCCTTTACCCAGGGGCCGCCCCTCAAAATTTTGGGGGCCGTGCTCACCCGCCAGAGCGTATGGGTAATTGGGGTAACGGTGGTTTTGTTGGCGGCCCTCTACCTATTCTTCAACTACACCCTCATTGGCAAGGCCCTGCGCGCCTGCGCGGCCAATCCGGGCGCGGCGCGACTGATGGGCATCAACGCCACCCGCATGGCCCTGATCGCCTTTGGCCTGAGCGCGGCCACCAGCGCCATTGCCGGCATTGTTATCACCCCGGCCACCTTTATGACCTACGACCGGGGCCTGATCCTCTCGCTCAAGGGATTTGTGGCCGCCACCATGGGCGGGGTGTCCAGCCTGCCGGGCGCGGTGATCGGCGGGCTGTTGTTGGGCATTGTCGAAGCCTTTGCCGCCGGTTTGCTCTCGTCCGGCTATAAAGACGCGGTGGCTTTTGTGGTTTTGTTCATTGTATTGGCCATGCGGGCCGGCGGTTTGCTCAAGGGCCGGGCCGCGGCCGCCGAACAGGCCGGATTGTGA
- a CDS encoding branched-chain amino acid ABC transporter permease translates to MLNRIRAHPNATGLAALAVALALVPLGIQNNYILTILIFIAEFTMLTIGLSLLMGYAGQISLGQATFLGLGAYTTAILSTHLNIPPWLALVSGIGLAAGLAYLIGMLIFRLRGHYLAMATLGMNIIFFLVLTQEVEWTGGPSGFHWGVPDLSLGPLVLSTDVHYYYLFWFFALLVIALSLNIVNSRVGRAMRALHTSEVAAETIGINTNAYKRKVFALSAAYGALAGGLHATYLGFISPSSFGIGISIELVVMAVAGGLASVWGAIFGAAIIILIDQYVGNLIEIVIPQASGEYEIIAFGLILMLIMIFMPEGLFTGMVNRWRKWKDSRASVGGEI, encoded by the coding sequence ATGTTGAACCGGATCCGCGCTCATCCAAACGCAACCGGCCTGGCCGCGTTGGCCGTAGCCCTGGCCCTGGTTCCCCTGGGCATCCAGAACAACTACATCTTGACCATCCTCATCTTCATTGCCGAATTCACCATGCTCACCATTGGCCTGTCGCTGCTTATGGGCTACGCCGGCCAGATCTCGCTGGGCCAGGCCACCTTTTTGGGCCTGGGGGCCTATACCACGGCCATCCTGTCAACCCACCTCAACATCCCTCCCTGGCTGGCCCTGGTGAGCGGCATTGGCCTGGCCGCCGGGCTGGCTTATCTCATTGGCATGCTGATCTTTCGGCTGCGGGGGCATTACCTGGCTATGGCCACCCTGGGCATGAACATTATCTTTTTTCTGGTCCTCACCCAAGAAGTGGAGTGGACCGGCGGGCCGTCCGGGTTCCATTGGGGAGTGCCGGATTTAAGCCTGGGGCCGCTGGTCTTATCCACCGATGTTCACTACTACTACCTGTTCTGGTTTTTTGCCCTGCTGGTCATAGCCCTGTCGCTCAACATTGTTAACTCGCGCGTGGGCCGGGCCATGCGCGCCCTGCACACCAGTGAGGTAGCCGCCGAAACCATAGGCATCAACACCAACGCCTACAAGCGCAAAGTTTTTGCCCTGAGCGCGGCGTATGGCGCCCTGGCCGGAGGGCTGCACGCCACCTATCTGGGTTTCATCAGCCCGTCGTCATTTGGCATTGGCATCTCCATTGAGTTGGTGGTAATGGCCGTAGCCGGGGGCCTGGCCAGCGTGTGGGGTGCCATCTTTGGGGCGGCCATTATTATTTTGATTGACCAGTACGTGGGCAATTTAATTGAAATCGTCATTCCCCAGGCCTCCGGCGAATACGAGATCATCGCCTTTGGCCTTATTTTGATGTTGATCATGATCTTTATGCCCGAAGGGCTGTTCACCGGCATGGTGAATCGCTGGCGTAAGTGGAAAGACTCCCGGGCCTCGGTTGGCGGTGAAATTTGA
- a CDS encoding ABC transporter ATP-binding protein, producing MAEKPVLLETRRVSKNFGGVVAIHNVDLTVRAGEIMALIGPNGAGKTTMFNLISGTHALDKGEILFAGQRISGRPPHCIAAAGVVRTFQNLQIFGNMTVLENVMAGSYLQGRAGFLKAALRWPGVAAEESRLQEQAMEYLTLVGLTRRANHPAASLPYGQQRLVEIARALAVQPKLLLLDEPAAGLTRVETDTLNELIYRIQLRGITVLLVEHDMNLVMGVADRVAVLHYAQKIAEGTPSEIQCNPMVIQAYLGLEWQSAMLPSARNREKTDA from the coding sequence ATGGCGGAAAAACCGGTTTTGCTTGAAACCCGGCGCGTTTCTAAAAATTTTGGCGGTGTGGTGGCGATTCATAATGTGGATTTGACCGTGCGCGCGGGAGAAATCATGGCCCTCATTGGCCCCAACGGCGCGGGCAAAACCACCATGTTCAACCTCATTTCCGGCACGCACGCCCTGGACAAGGGTGAAATTCTCTTTGCCGGGCAGCGTATCTCCGGGCGGCCGCCCCACTGCATTGCCGCGGCCGGGGTGGTGCGGACATTCCAGAATTTGCAAATTTTTGGCAACATGACGGTGCTGGAAAACGTAATGGCCGGCTCCTACCTCCAGGGCCGCGCCGGCTTTTTAAAAGCGGCTTTGCGCTGGCCGGGCGTGGCCGCCGAAGAGTCCCGCCTGCAAGAACAGGCTATGGAATACCTGACCCTGGTGGGTTTAACCCGGCGGGCCAATCACCCGGCTGCCTCCCTGCCTTACGGCCAGCAGCGCCTGGTGGAAATTGCGCGGGCTTTGGCCGTGCAGCCCAAACTACTGCTGCTCGACGAGCCGGCCGCCGGGCTGACCCGCGTGGAAACCGATACCCTGAACGAACTCATTTACCGCATCCAATTGAGAGGCATTACGGTTTTGCTGGTGGAACACGACATGAATTTGGTAATGGGCGTGGCCGACCGGGTGGCGGTGTTGCATTACGCTCAAAAAATTGCCGAGGGCACGCCGTCTGAAATCCAGTGCAATCCAATGGTCATCCAGGCCTATTTGGGCCTGGAGTGGCAAAGCGCCATGTTACCCTCGGCCAGAAACAGGGAGAAAACCGATGCTTGA
- a CDS encoding ABC transporter ATP-binding protein, with amino-acid sequence MLEIHNISTYYGHIRALHEVCLEVGDGEIVSLIGGNGAGKTTLLNSISGTVPPRQGAILMNGQNITCQPPETIVGSGISQVPERRQVFGNMSVRDNLTLGAYRRLQKRSERQAVKQDMEYVFSLFPRLKEREKQAAGTLSGGEQQMLAIGRGLMAQPKMLLLDEPSLGLAPILVQEIFQIIQHLRQNNHTTILLVEQNARAALGISDRGYVLETGRVVLSGTAEDLMANEEVQQAYLGRGSECL; translated from the coding sequence ATGCTTGAAATCCACAATATTTCCACCTACTACGGCCATATTCGCGCTTTGCACGAGGTTTGCCTGGAAGTGGGAGACGGCGAAATTGTATCGCTGATTGGGGGCAACGGCGCGGGCAAAACCACTTTGCTCAACAGCATTTCCGGCACTGTGCCGCCGCGCCAGGGAGCGATTTTAATGAACGGCCAAAATATTACCTGCCAGCCACCCGAGACCATTGTCGGCAGCGGCATCAGCCAGGTGCCGGAACGGCGCCAGGTGTTCGGCAACATGAGCGTGCGCGATAACCTGACCCTGGGCGCATACCGACGGCTGCAAAAACGCAGCGAACGCCAGGCGGTCAAACAAGATATGGAGTACGTTTTCAGCCTGTTTCCTCGTCTCAAGGAACGAGAGAAACAAGCGGCCGGCACCCTCTCCGGCGGCGAGCAGCAAATGCTGGCCATTGGCCGGGGTTTGATGGCCCAACCCAAAATGCTGCTGCTGGACGAACCCTCGCTGGGCCTGGCCCCCATTTTGGTGCAGGAAATTTTTCAGATCATCCAGCACTTGCGCCAGAACAATCACACCACCATTCTGCTGGTTGAACAAAACGCTCGCGCCGCCCTGGGCATTTCTGACCGGGGCTACGTGCTGGAAACGGGCCGGGTAGTGTTGAGCGGCACGGCTGAAGATTTGATGGCCAACGAGGAAGTTCAGCAAGCCTATTTAGGCCGGGGCAGCGAGTGCCTTTAA
- a CDS encoding CPBP family intramembrane metalloprotease: MNNISEPKPGYSSLPSVPWTPRDVTWGLGVFVLWVLFLLAGSLLWEKFALPLDLGLVVVFGEVVLLLPVWYFTVHKYGVGWVKLGLGVFRPAAVGIGCGLMALSLIFNLAYASVLALFNLQVQPDIDLIFDNTSFPLALLFGGAVVAPFVEEVFFRGFVFTGLLRRWDWKKAALASAGLFALAHFVPTSFLPIFILGLVFAFLYQYSGSIWPAVLMHMLTNTVALLAAYAVSQGWIPSP; the protein is encoded by the coding sequence ATGAACAATATTAGCGAACCAAAACCTGGATATTCTTCTCTCCCCTCCGTCCCCTGGACGCCGCGAGATGTGACTTGGGGCTTGGGGGTATTTGTTCTTTGGGTGTTGTTTTTGTTGGCCGGTAGTTTGCTGTGGGAAAAATTCGCCTTGCCCCTGGATTTGGGCCTGGTGGTGGTTTTTGGCGAGGTTGTGCTGCTGCTGCCGGTGTGGTATTTTACCGTTCACAAGTACGGGGTTGGGTGGGTCAAGCTGGGCTTGGGGGTCTTTCGCCCGGCAGCGGTGGGGATCGGTTGCGGCCTGATGGCGTTATCGTTGATTTTTAACTTGGCCTACGCCTCTGTGCTGGCCTTATTTAATTTGCAGGTTCAGCCGGATATTGACCTGATTTTTGACAATACCTCGTTCCCGTTGGCGCTTCTGTTTGGCGGGGCGGTGGTAGCCCCGTTTGTGGAAGAGGTTTTTTTTAGAGGCTTTGTTTTTACGGGGCTGCTGCGCCGGTGGGATTGGAAAAAAGCGGCCCTGGCCAGCGCGGGGTTGTTTGCCCTGGCCCATTTTGTGCCCACTTCATTTTTGCCCATTTTTATCCTGGGCCTGGTTTTTGCCTTTTTGTATCAATACTCCGGCTCTATTTGGCCTGCCGTTTTAATGCACATGCTCACCAACACCGTGGCTCTTTTGGCTGCGTATGCGGTTTCGCAGGGTTGGATACCGTCGCCCTGA
- a CDS encoding AAA family ATPase, producing the protein MKTLAIYSNKGGVGKTAAAVNLSYLAAQAGARTLICDLDPQSSATYYFRIKPKLKAKARGFTKVGRQIENSIKGTDYQNLDLLPADLSHRKLDITFDHLKRSKHRLEKILEPLQDEYDFIILDSPSTINLLAVNIINAVDYVFVPLIPTTLSVRTHAQLLAFCKKHHYNPRKIHPFFSMVDRRKKLHRELMASMSEEFQGVLQNPIPYSSVIERMGLAREPVAVFAPRSAAATAYGNLWAEITERVFLAGQ; encoded by the coding sequence ATGAAGACCCTGGCCATTTATAGCAACAAAGGGGGAGTGGGCAAAACCGCGGCTGCCGTCAACTTGTCCTATCTGGCCGCTCAAGCCGGGGCCAGGACCCTGATCTGCGATCTCGATCCGCAAAGCTCGGCTACCTACTATTTCCGGATCAAGCCTAAACTAAAGGCCAAAGCCAGGGGTTTCACCAAAGTAGGTCGGCAAATAGAAAACAGCATCAAAGGCACCGATTATCAAAACCTGGATTTGCTCCCGGCCGATTTGAGCCATCGTAAACTGGATATAACCTTTGATCATCTAAAACGTTCTAAACACCGGCTGGAAAAAATCCTGGAACCATTGCAGGATGAATACGACTTTATCATCCTGGACTCTCCCTCTACCATCAACCTGCTGGCCGTAAATATCATCAACGCTGTAGATTATGTTTTTGTGCCGCTGATTCCAACCACGCTATCGGTACGGACCCACGCGCAATTGCTGGCCTTTTGCAAAAAACACCACTATAATCCCCGCAAAATTCATCCCTTTTTTTCAATGGTTGACCGGCGAAAAAAGTTACACCGCGAATTAATGGCGTCTATGTCGGAAGAGTTTCAGGGAGTATTGCAAAACCCTATCCCCTATTCATCCGTGATCGAGCGCATGGGCCTGGCCCGAGAGCCGGTGGCGGTTTTTGCCCCCCGCTCGGCGGCGGCCACGGCGTACGGGAATTTATGGGCCGAAATCACCGAGAGAGTGTTTTTGGCTGGCCAGTAA